The following proteins come from a genomic window of Montipora capricornis isolate CH-2021 chromosome 9, ASM3666992v2, whole genome shotgun sequence:
- the LOC138017154 gene encoding uncharacterized protein, whose protein sequence is MADVEPEFDVEKDLPEFLSSVLDRTEECIHNSETNINDLQAQSVVLDRTISLLTSIALTDIEQDRIEWESLAVASAEVLRAIDNHLKTRAVQPQFYISPETLKDLLGLGFSFEKFSWLFGVSRWTIYRRVQSYGLQSTANFSLLPDTELDELVLEYMGRHGLTTGRTYLAGYLKSLGLRIQRRRIRECLARVDPANTALRWEIVVSRRQYSVPWPNSLWHLDGHHSLIRWGFVIHGCIDGFSRRIVFLRCSNNNLSQTVLELFLKAIENDGLWPSRIRVDYGVENVLICDAMVEARGEGRGSFIAGPSTRNQRIERPWRDVFRCVCHLFYYVFYAMEGTGLLNVDKATDIFALHLTFLPRINLALHEYMEAFNHHKVRTANHWSPYQMWVNGMLNENNPLVRVQLDEDPNDLEFYGVDPDGPSPFEDSNNNVVVPPVTLPVEHQSVQTKVLERIDPLMPSMQMGIDIYTNIHQIVKENIENS, encoded by the coding sequence ATGGCGGACGTAGAGCCAGAATTTGACGTGGAAAAAGACTTACCTGAATTTTTATCATCAGTGCTCGATAGGACAGAGGAGTGTATACATAACAGTGAAACGAATATCAATGACTTGCAAGCACAATCTGTAGTTCTCGATCGAACCATTAGTCTTTTGACTTCTATTGCCTTAACTGACATTGAGCAAGATCGGATCGAGTGGGAATCTCTAGCTGTAGCGTCTGCAGAAGTACTGCGGGCTATTGACAATCATCTCAAAACTCGAGCAGTACAACCACAGTTCTATATTTCTCCTGAAACATTAAAAGATCTTCTTGGCCTTGGATtttcatttgagaaattttctTGGTTGTTTGGTGTGTCTCGTTGGACAATTTATCGTAGAGTACAATCATATGGCTTGCAAAGCACGGCGAATTTTAGTTTGTTGCCAGATACGGAATTGGATGAATTGGTCTTGGAATACATGGGTCGTCATGGATTAACAACCGGGAGAACATACTTAGCCGGATACCTTAAGTCGCTGGGACTGAGGATTCAAAGAAGAAGAATTCGTGAGTGTTTGGCAAGGGTGGATCCAGCGAATACTGCCTTGAGGTGGGAAATTGTTGTTTCTCGTAGGCAATACTCCGTGCCATGGCCAAATTCTCTGTGGCATTTGGATGGCCATCACTCCCTCATTCGCTGGGGTTTTGTAATCCACGGATGCATAGATGGTTTTTCTAGACGAATTGTGTTTCTCAGATGTAGTAACAACAATCTTTCACAAACTGTTCTGGAACTCTTTCTGAAAGCAATTGAAAACGATGGATTGTGGCCATCACGTATTCGTGTGGATTATGGTGTGGAGAATGTACTGATTTGTGATGCCATGGTGGAAGCAAGAGGTGAAGGTAGAGGGAGTTTCATCGCTGGCCCTTCCACGAGAAATCAGAGAATTGAAAGACCCTGGAGGGACGTCTTCAGGTGTGTGTGTCATCTTTTCTATTACGTGTTTTATGCAATGGAGGGTACAGGCCTGCTTAACGTTGACAAGGCAACGGATATATTTGCACTACATTTGACATTCCTCCCAAGGATAAACCTTGCGCTTCACGAATATATGGAGGCCTTCAACCATCACAAAGTAAGGACAGCAAACCACTGGTCCCCATATCAGATGTGGGTCAATGGCATGTTAAATGAGAACAACCCCTTGGTACGTGTGCAATTAGACGAGGATCCCAATGACCTGGAGTTCTATGGTGTTGACCCAGATGGGCCATCTCCATTTGAAGATAGCAACAACAATGTTGTAGTTCCTCCAGTGACATTGCCAGTTGAACATCAGTCAGTTCAAACAAAAGTTCTCGAACGGATCGATCCACTCATGCCATCAATGCAAATGGGCATAGATATCTACACAAACATTCACCAGATAGTAaaagagaacattgaaaacagtTAA
- the LOC138017151 gene encoding uncharacterized protein has translation MHARKWLSNVPEVLQCIPTSDCATEVDLDSAKLPTVKTLGVLWCPMDDVFKFQVNLPGKSHNQTKRSFLKKIATLFDPLGQLSPYTVRAKVLLQEMWASGVDWDEPISTILSLRASQWFDELAVLPSLHIPRCLRTPCVVRDVTLHTFVDASQEAYGAICYTRHIYEDGYVSCCLVASRSRVAPLKAVSIPRLELMAAVVGFKLCETVGRVLRIENRRSTFWSDSIDVLYWVRGRSRKFKPFVANRIGEIQALTNPDQWRLVSSRQNPADLLTRGLSVTKLIDEEKWWHGPLFLKQDPTGWPENRVEVKRGPDIEVRKSYQETEQVEEQTFHGSASEDRLNPQKYSSWSKLARVTAREDRFIENCSLPADLRRNGSLKPDEVATSESRYIRQALQEVFAEEIRAVKVVKGLPSGS, from the coding sequence ATGCATGCCAGAAAATGGTTATCAAACGTACCAGAAGTTTTACAGTGCATTCCAACTTCAGATTGTGCGACTGAAGTCGATCTCGACAGTGCGAAGCTACCCACTGTTAAAACACTTGGTGTCTTGTGGTGTCCTATGGATGATgtattcaagtttcaagttaaCCTGCCTGGTAAGAGCCATAACCAAACTAAACGCAGTTTCCTGAAGAAGATAGCAACACTGTTTGACCCTCTCGGCCAGCTGTCACCATACACCGTGCGTGCCAAGGTTCTGCTTCAAGAAATGTGGGCAAGCGGTGTGGACTGGGACGAACCAATCAGTACAATTCTGTCACTGAGAGCTTCACAGTGGTTTGATGAGCTGGCAGTGCTGCCTTCCCTTCACATTCCACGATGTCTGAGAACCCCATGTGTAGTTAGGGATGTAACACTGCACACGTTTGTTGACGCGTCCCAAGAAGCGTATGGCGCAATCTGCTACACCAGGCATATTTATGAGGACGGTTATGTCAGCTGTTGTCTGGTGGCTTCAAGGTCACGCGTTGCGCCCCTCAAAGCCGTAAGCATACCTCGGCTAGAATTGATGGCCGCTGTAGTAGGATTCAAGCTTTGTGAGACAGTTGGAAGAGTGCTTAGAATTGAGAATCGTCGCAGCACGTTCTGGTCAGATAGTATTGATGTGCTTTATTGGGTTCGAGGACGAAGTAGAAAATTCAAGCCGTTTGTGGCCAATCGCATAGGAGAAATCCAAGCCTTGACAAATCCTGATCAGTGGAGACTTGTATCAAGTAGACAGAACCCAGCTGACCTTCTCACCAGAGGATTGAGTGTTACTAAGCTGATCGACGAAGAGAAGTGGTGGCATGGACCATTATTCCTGAAGCAAGATCCAACTGGGTGGCCTGAGAACAGAGTTGAAGTCAAGAGAGGTCCAGATATCGAGGTCCGTAAATCGTACCAGGAAACAGAACAAGTTGAGGAACAGACATTTCATGGCTCAGCAAGTGAAGACCGCCTGAATCCACAAAAGTACTCAAGTTGGAGTAAACTTGCAAGAGTCACCGCAAGGGAAGACCGTTTCATAGAGAACTGTAGTTTACCAGCAGATCTTCGGAGAAACGGTTCCTTGAAACCTGACGAAGTCGCGACTTCAGAGAGTAGATACATCAGACAAGCACTGCAAGAAGTCTTCGCAGAAGAGATCCGAGCAGTAAAGGTTGTAAAGGGACTGCCAAGTGGGAGTTAG